In Strigops habroptila isolate Jane chromosome 7, bStrHab1.2.pri, whole genome shotgun sequence, the following are encoded in one genomic region:
- the CTSO gene encoding cathepsin O: MVRPVARPGRSMGVRALALVCCLLRAGSAALLVPAGTWPGQQGGGAQGRPPWDRGGREEEVAAAALRESAKRISLLNASSKDNTTAFYGINQFSHLFPEEFKAIYLRSIPHKLPRYVKVPKGKEKPLPKKFDWRDKKVIAEVRNQQTCGGCWAFSVVGGIESAYAIKGNNLEELSVQQVIDCSYNNYGCSGGSTVSALSWLNQTKVKLVRDSEYTFKAQTGLCHYFGHSDFGVSIAGFAAYDFSGQEEEMMRMLVNWGPLAVTVDAVSWQDYLGGIIRYHCSSGRANHAVLITGFDGTGSTPYWIVQNSWGPTWGIDGYVRVKIGGNVCGIADTVSAVFV, translated from the exons ATGGTGCGACCCGTCGCTCGCCCCGGCCGGTCGATGGGGGTGCGGGCGCTGGCGCTTGTCTGCTGCCTGCTTCGGGCAGGCAGCGCCGCCCTCCTGGTGCCTGCGGGCACCTGGCCGGGGCAGCAGGGCGGCGGTGCTCAGGGCCGCCCGCCGTGGGACAGAGGCGGCCGGGAGGAAGAAGTGGCGGCGGCGGCCCTCCGG GAAAGCGCTAAAAGAATTAGCTTACTGAATGCATCATCAAAAGATAATACGACCGCTTTCTATGgaataaatcagttttctcACCTGTTTCCCGAAGAGTTCAAAG CTATTTACTTAAGAAGCATACCTCACAAACTTCCCAGATATGTTAAAGTgccaaagggaaaggaaaagcctttGCCAAAGAAGTTTGACTGGAGGGACAAGAAAGTCATTGCAGAAGTGAGAAATCAGCAAACA TGTGGAGGTTGCTGGGCTTTCAGCGTGGTGGGTGGTATAGAGTCTGCCTATGCAATTAAAGGAAATAACCTGGAAGAACTCAGCGTACAGCAGGTTATTGACTGTTCATACAATAATTACGGCTGCAGCGGGGGATCCACTGTTAGTGCTTTGAGCTGGCTGAACCAG acAAAAGTAAAACTTGTGAGAGATTCAGAATACACTTTTAAAGCTCAGACAGGACTGTGCCATTATTTTGGTCACTCAGATTTTGGAGTTTCAATAGCAGGATTTGCTGCATATGACTTCAG CGgtcaagaagaagaaatgatgaGGATGCTTGTGAACTGGGGCCCTTTGGCAGTAACAGTAGATGCAGTTAGCTGGCAGGATTACCTTGGTGGAATCATACGATATCACTGCTCCAGTGGAAGAGCAAATCATGCTGTTCTTATCACTGGTTTTGACGGAACAG GTAGTACCCCTTACTGGATTGTACAGAACTCTTGGGGGCCCACATGGGGAATAGACGGCTACGTTCGTGTTAAGATAGGCGGGAATGTCTGTG GTATAGCAGATACAGTTTCTGCGGTATTTGTTTGA